The sequence AATAACCGGCCATCTGGTTTAGCCAGATGCTCAATAGTTACCAACGCGATCGGCCCCTTCGTAACACTCGGAGGGCCGATCGCGTTGTGTGTTTATGTGCTACCATACCTCCCTTGCCGTCGATCAGGCTGCGCTTGAAACGCGGTACAACGCCACGCTTCCGGCCGACGTGCATAGCGAGCCGCAGTATCACATCAATGCCTATACCTTTCCGCGCTACCCCATCCTGACGCATCAGCAGCCGAGTCAGTTTCAGGGTATCCGCTGGGGCCTGATTCCGCACTGGGTCAAGTCGAAACCCGACGCCGACAAACTGCGGGCGCAGACCATCAACGCCCGTTCCGAAACGATCTACGAAAAACCCTCCTTCCGGCAGGCGGCGCAACGGGGCCAACGCTGCCTCATTCCCGTGACGGGTTTCTTCGAATGGTACACCGAGGGCAAAGAGAAGTATCCCTTTTACCTGTCGGCCACCGATCAGCCGATTGCCAGCATCGCCGGGCTTTGGGACGAATGGGCCGACCCCGACACGGGCGAAGTGCTGACGACCTTCTCATTGCTGACAACCGATGCCAACCCCCTGCTCGCGGCTATCCATAACACCAAAAAACGCCAGCCCTGCCTGCTGACCCACGACCACGAACAGGCCTGGCTGCACGAAAACCTGACCGAGGCCGAAGCGCTCAAGCTATTGGCCGATGCCTATCCGGCCGGCCACATGCACAGCCACGCCATCAGCAAGCGGATCACCTCACGCACCGACGACAGCAACGTACCTGACGTGCTGGCCCCGGCAACGTACCTAGCCCTGGCTGGCAAGTCAGCGCTCTTTGCCTGACACCCCCGGGCCGGCTGGTTGCTCTACACATTTTTACCATTCATCGGCAGAATCGGAATCTTCGTCAACTAAGTTGTCCATAGTCGGTTACTACAGGTGATATTGCGCGGCTTTTCGCGATTTAATGCAACATAGCTAGCCGCAATGGTTTCTATTTTGTTTCCGTAGTGTACGGATCGACTCAACGAAACAACCTGATTTCATGTCACATAAATTACCTTCTTATGCGCTGGCAGGCCTCCTGCTAGCCTTATCGTCTGGTGCTGCCTGGGCGCAGGTACCGTCGCTGCCCGATAGCAGTGGCCGACGCCCCGCCACCACCCTGCCCGATACCAGCCGCCGCCAGCCAGCAACCGCTTTACCCGACACAAGCGCCCGCCAGACCAGGCC comes from Fibrella aestuarina BUZ 2 and encodes:
- a CDS encoding SOS response-associated peptidase; translated protein: MCYHTSLAVDQAALETRYNATLPADVHSEPQYHINAYTFPRYPILTHQQPSQFQGIRWGLIPHWVKSKPDADKLRAQTINARSETIYEKPSFRQAAQRGQRCLIPVTGFFEWYTEGKEKYPFYLSATDQPIASIAGLWDEWADPDTGEVLTTFSLLTTDANPLLAAIHNTKKRQPCLLTHDHEQAWLHENLTEAEALKLLADAYPAGHMHSHAISKRITSRTDDSNVPDVLAPATYLALAGKSALFA